From a region of the Leishmania donovani BPK282A1 complete genome, chromosome 24 genome:
- a CDS encoding protein phosphotase, putative, giving the protein MKGGSRVREPVRDPPPASTESSVSLPPQDLSTSRSKVVAVPRHGGGAVVRWHKDSPAVKVTAADAAVHASWVSAAHLFVNPHTDTVQLTLLQPGVRTYVDGQRLMRIGSPVEVRATQRISFGADPTSYMITPAPRDLVPGTHAACPPPPLAVPAYPAAVSREGQTSSLSTSPPSCFSPCLDCSLPPLCVDGVGERDAATAVSTSPEALKAGVAPANTGSRQSDTPREAVSESPLLAAPRASKMRGCCLTHASRSIAVKTASTAEDASAVCRTAEKCAISAPLTERTSTDLLVQCTATVARCSADVVSTTTGAALPPVYSEEEQLGAAACSPSQGLTGEHANSLASLCNETAELARRGIFNDESRARTHLHIRPCWTLGPVTSVRSPDWEVLRAMQGDTTPPVPHGIYQFSCGSVGFDDAMMQLRRGRVGPLAPSAGEVRQRPQPLRPHLQRSGAARHCVARHPSRRLSLEFAERISIDVEGGGKAAATHATPSSRDEAVTEPSSVLSSDLTATQSACRRPYMREKLHLCPRVPVNPFIVEAFGKTHRYRPLAHLSDTQHADSSGSSAKSGDGGAPVDVFDRFAGVPWRHPIVADEMVTPRTEALLRDILRRHPDSTSASEDATFLHCALRRSYDADGDRFSYVDSPAFVQLIYTRFSSLLTAIKARLQASRPVLRLSSPLLCGGDLLGSFADLMVLLDSVAHFAHWSTMHTSLLLLGNYVDVGWHSVEVCMLLCCWAYLQPGKVHLLRGPHEDPAVNGSYRLLGKRCLRYKCRQRFGSRRGIALWAQLNDVFTLLPVAAVIDERVFATHGGVPLLRASTAPGGEEEKGAAVRRQRGGKAPAHCLYSGTSGSPTPTSSDANTPVSFSCHLAAGVGSAERRTPCSHERGGDDARQSVLFAARRPCCMRYHRSQTPVMEKPRDVITVEYAEAQKDITAIGLLSLEPLSGDQVDESDECPRTSREWATARGAVVSATALPSSPTPPSSTVPPPRQGMTGVAPEGRCDMSAAVALSAATTQTPASAPVSPSSRAADTRSIVAATPSHSEAMARTTPACNTPSAATDNVLCVVHGGRVATQRSTDACHEAFSSMEGPRRDDFLPFEALQQGCAPPAAAAAESSPAPCSAASACVTGSEVRSAQEREADTWLPPTHTSVDEGAPSEDDFANLLEAMHTCEYAFRTLQRSTPLESQDVTRRLRLVRELLWNRPREATAKLLTPEEELDSDEKNAAAVPWWRPYRVEGCCCCCPAGRAHRCCHTFGSGGLIRFFLRFHFSMLIRGAPEDPSELYGAELSEEGRLLTLNTCSRRCKTVLQAAACVVESQTLRLATWGSQELADSLGQLSLSSLPGVRETEASRADFEQFVCDTLRTRLRDHHIVGPADQWSVLSAYKTYIRRRAAASAASRRL; this is encoded by the coding sequence ATGAAAGGCGGCTCACGTGTGAGGGAGCCGGTGCGCGAtccaccgccggcgtcaaCGGAATCATCAGTATCGCTACCCCCGCAGGACCTCAGCACCAGTCGCTCGAAAGTGGTTGCCGTcccgcgccacggcggcggcgctgttgtGAGGTGGCACAAAGATAGTCCCGCGGTCAAGGTaacggcggcggatgcggcAGTGCACGCCAGTTGGGTGAGTGCGGCACACCTCTTCGTCaacccacacacagacacggtGCAACTGACACTCCTGCAGCCTGGGGTGCGCACCTACGTTGATGGCCAGCGCCTGATGCGAATCGGCTCTCCCGTAGAGGTGCGGGCAACCCAGCGCATATCCTTTGGTGCGGACCCGACGTCCTACATGATAACGCCGGCCCCGCGCGACCTCGTTCCGGGCACGCATGCAGCGtgcccgccgccaccgttggcggtgccggcgtaTCCGGCAGCGGTAAGTCGGGAGGGGCAGACGTCGTCGCTTTCCACGTCACCGCCCTCGTGCTTTTCACCCTGTCTAGACTGCTctctgccaccgctgtgCGTTGACGGAGTGGGGGAGCGAGACGCAGCCACAGCTGTCTCAACGTCTCCAGAGGCCTTGAAAGCCGGTGTCGCACCAGCGAACACGGGATCGAGGCAGAGCGACACACCGCGCGAGGCTGTTTCAGAATCCCCACTTCTGGCAGCGCCACGGGCCTCGAAAATGCGCGGGTGTTGCCTTACCCACGCGtcgcgcagcatcgccgtcaAGACCGCCTCTACTGCAGAGGACGCAAGCGCTGTCTGCCGGACGGCGGAGAAGTGCGCCATCAGCGCACCGCTGACGGAGAGGACATCAACGGACCTTCTCGTGCAGTGCACCGCGACGGTAGCACGTTGCTCTGCGGACGTGGTGAGTACCACTACCGGTGCTGCTTTACCGCCTGTCTactcggaggaggagcagctcggGGCCGCGGCGTGCTCACCGTCGCAGGGCCTCACTGGTGAGCACGCGAACTCACTCGCATCCCTCTGCAACGAAACGGCTGAGCTGGCGCGGCGAGGAATCTTCAATGATGAGTCgcgagcgcgcacgcatctcCACATCAGGCCGTGCTGGACTTTGGGCCCCGTCACCAGTGTGCGCTCCCCGGACtgggaggtgctgcgcgccatgCAGGGTGACACAACACCACCGGTGCCACACGGCATCTACCAGttcagctgcggcagcgtcggcttCGATGATGCGATGATGCAGCTTCGCAGAGGACGCGTTGGCCCTCTGGCACCGTCAGCGGGGGAGGTGAGACAACGGCCACAGCCCCTGAGGCCGCACTTGCAACGGTCTGGCGCGGCCCGGCACTGTGTAGCCCGCCACCCCAGTCGCAGGCTCTCTTTGGAGTTCGCCGAGCGCATCTCCATCGATGTGGAGGGCGGAGGcaaagcagcagccacgcacGCGACGCCTTCGTCAAGGGATGAGGCGGTCACCGAGCCCTCCAGTGTCCTGAGCAGTGACCTCACCGCTACCCAGAGTGCATGTCGGCGTCCTTATATGCGGGAAAAGCTGCACTTGTGTCCGCGCGTGCCGGTGAACCCGTTTATCGTCGAGGCTTTCGGCAAGACGCATCGGTATCGACCGCTGGCTCACCTGAGCGACACGCAGCACGCAgacagcagtggcagcagcgccaagaGCGGTGATGGGGGTGCGCCAGTGGACGTCTTCGACCGGTTTGCTGGCGTGCCATGGCGGCACCCGATCGTCGCCGACGAGATGGTGACCCCGCGaacggaggcgctgctgcgcgataTCCTGCGGCGCCATCCTGACTCGACGTCGGCGTCCGAAGACGCGACCTTTCTGCACTGCGCCCTGCGACGCTCATACGACGCGGATGGAGACCGCTTCTCGTACGTGGACTCACCGGCATTCGTGCAGCTGATCTACACGAGATTCTCCTCTTTGCTAACGGCTATCAAGGCACGTTTGCAGGCGAGTCGTCCCGTGTTGCGCCTGTCGTccccgctgctgtgcggcggcgATTTACTGGGCAGCTTCGCGGACCtgatggtgctgctcgacagCGTCGCCCATTTTGCCCACTGGTCTACGATGCacacgtcgctgctgctgctcggcaacTACGTGGACGTCGGCTGGCACAGCGTAGAGGTGTGCATGCTGCTGTGCTGTTGGGCGTATTTGCAACCAGGCAAAGTGCACCTCCTTCGCGGCCCTCACGAGGACCCGGCAGTAAACGGCAGCTACCGCCTGCTGGGAAAGCGCTGCCTGCGTTATAAGTGCCGGCAGCGCTTTGGCTCGCGCAGGGGCATCGCCCTGTGGGCGCAGCTGAACGACGTCTTTACCCTGCtaccggtggcggcggtgattGATGAGCGGGTATTTGCcacgcacggcggcgtgccactgctgcgcgcgtCGACAGCACcgggtggggaggaggagaagggtgCTGCCGTGAGGCGCCAGCGTGGGGGCAAGGCGCCAGCGCACTGCTTGTACAGCGGCACCTCTGGCTCACCGACGCCGACCTCGTCGGATGCAAACACTCCGGTGTCCTTCTCGTGCCACCTAGCAGCAGGCGTTGGCTCCGCAGAACGGCGAACTCCCTGCTCGCACGAGaggggcggcgacgatgccaGGCAGAGCGTGCTGtttgcggcgcgccgccccTGCTGTATGCGGTATCACCGCTCACAGACACCCGTGATGGAAAAACCACGCGATGTTATCACGGTGGAGTACGCCGAGGCGCAGAAAGACATCACCGCGATCGGGCTGCTTTCACTCGAACCGCTCTCCGGCGACCAAGTGGACGAGAGCGATGAATGCCCAAGGACCAGCAGAGAATGGGCAACAGCAAGAGGCGCGGTGGTCTCCGCCACGGCCCTTCCATCGTCCCCGACGCCTCCGAGTAGTACCGtgccacctcctcgccagGGCATGACGGGGGTGGCACCCGAGGGCAGATGTGACATgagcgctgccgttgcgctgTCAGCTGCAACCACCCAGACCCCCGCGTCAGCACCGGTTTCGCCGTCGTCTCGGGCCGCCGACACCAGGTCCATCGTCGCTGCCACACCTTCACACTCCGAAGCGATGGCGCGAACGACCCCTGCGTGTAACACGCCATCTGCTGCAACGGATAACGTTCTGTGCGTTGTGCATGGCGGTCGTGTCGCCACACAGAGGTCCACGGACGCGTGTCACGAGGCCTTCTCATCGATGGAGGGACCGCGGCGAGACGACTTTCTTCCATTCGAGGCACTCCAGCAAGggtgcgctcctccagcagcggcagcagcagagagctCCCCGGCACCGtgctccgccgccagcgcatgCGTCACCGGCTCTGAAGTGCGGAGCGCGCAGGAACGCGAGGCCGACACGTGGCTGCCTCCAACGCACACCTCGGTGGACGAGGGCGCGCCGTCCGAGGACGACTTTGCCAACCTTCTTGAGGCCATGCACACATGTGAGTATGCCTTTCGCACCCTCCAGCGCTCCACCCCGTTGGAAAGCCAAGACGTGACCCGGCGTCTCCGGCTCGTGCGCGAGCTTCTGTGGAATCGACCACGTGAGGCGACAGCCAAACTGCTCACGCCTGAGGAAGAGTTGGACAGCGATGAAAagaacgcggcggcggtgccgtggtGGCGACCCTATCGAGTggagggctgctgctgttgctgccctGCTGGCCgtgcgcatcgctgctgccacacCTTCGGCTCTGGCGGCCTCATCCGCTTTTTCCTCCGCTTCCACTTTTCCATGTTGATACGCGGGGCGCCGGAAGACCCTTCTGAGCTGTACGGAGCTGAGTTATCCGAAGAAGGCCGGCTGCTGACACTGAATACGTGCAGCCGAAGGTGCAAGACGGTTttgcaggcggcggcgtgcgtggtggAGTCTCAGACGCTGCGCCTTGCCACGTGGGGGTCACAGGAACTCGCCGATTCTCTTGGACAGCTGTCACTGAGCAGTCTCCCCGGTGTTCGAGAGACGGAGGCGTCGAGGGCAGACTTTGAACAGTTTGTGTGCGATACGCTGCGCACCCGCCTGCGCGATCATCACATTGTTGGCCCGGCCGATCAGTGGAGTGTGCTCTCAGCGTACAAGACCTACATCCGACGGCGAGCGGCGgccagcgcagcgtcgcgaaGGCTGTAG
- a CDS encoding dynein intermediate-chain-like protein has protein sequence MNALSSPRASIGKHRALHSAAAGNAARKQSSGGQAEVIAAVLGRESNKPAAEVVVERILKAADPHVMSVPVYYDYKKDARVYKCFPSTRQVSTLFAMDGNTIAKDSPEALQQEEDRHRRIQEVEVAAAAETNPDLVEEGVSTRILKNQFNYSDRGSQTMNQPMKERTVMTDPPPSASFGGLATAWAIYDAYEGERIQAEKAAAAQRRAAQAARTSKDEENALTHAAAEASIRDGADVGPKGVVELLASPEFRSALQVMERMVNQNDCQDIIDDFKYWEDQSDLYKEDGTLLPLWRFFTEKTRKKAVTAIALNGRYSDLFAVGYGSYDFLKPCKGTVHCFTLKNAVPTGSGAPVPAHPEFSFHLDCGVLCLAFHPREHSLLACGLYDGSVCVFDMRVSSHDTGGANHGRPLYRANVRTGKHMDPVWQIMWMESTPGLSFYSISTDGRVANWMLSKRELTSRDVLKLNTGVCTVDPEQMLLNELGGMSFDYSPAHDKMVVGTQEGNLLLCTVSHNGQCVERYEGHSMAVYTTRWSPFHPDIFLTCSADWTVKLWMKGSPSPLVVFDLGDAVGDVAWAPYSSTVFAAVTAGGKVCVFDVAQNKTEPLCAQTVVKNAKLTHIVFSEADPILFVGDTRGTVLTLKLSPNLRKVSKPGKGEPTDAAHIKTLEVEKLNHLVEVTMKDRALLGV, from the coding sequence ATGAACGCCCTCTCAAGCCCTCGGGCTTCCATCGGCAAGCACCGCGCCTTGCacagcgcggctgccggcaaTGCGGCTCGAaagcagagcagcggcggacAAGCAGAGGTGATTGCCGCGGTGCTGGGGCGGGAGTCGAACAAGCCGGCTGCCGAGGTCGTCGTGGAGCGCATCCTAAAAGCTGCCGACCCGCACGTGATGTCGGTACCGGTGTACTACGATTATAAGAAGGATGCGCGCGTGTATAAGTGCTTCCCCAGTACACGGCAGGTTTCGACCCTCTTCGCCATGGACGGCAACACTATCGCTAAAGACTCGCctgaggcgctgcagcaggaggaggatcgccatcgccgcatccaggaggtggaggtggccgccgcggcggaaaCGAACCCGGACTTGGTCGAGGAAGGTGTGTCCACACGCATTCTCAAGAACCAGTTCAACTATAGCGACCGCGGCAGCCAGACGATGAACCAGCCGATGAAGGAGCGCACCGTCATGACGgacccgccgccgtcggcctCCTTTGGCGGGCTCGCGACGGCGTGGGCTATCTACGACGCCTACGAGGGGGAGCGCATCCAGGCCGAgaaggcagccgcggcgcaaCGGCGTGCCGCCCAAGCCGCACGAACGAGCAAGGATGAAGAGAACGCGCTCACCCATGCCGCGGCCGAAGCGTCTATCCGCGATGGTGCGGATGTCGGCCCGAAAGGcgtggtggagctgctggcgtcgcCGGAGTTTCGCAGCGCACTGCAGGTAATGGAGCGCATGGTGAACCAGAACGATTGCCAGGATATCATTGACGACTTCAAATACTGGGAGGATCAGAGCGATCTTTACAAGGAGGACggcacgctgctgcccttgtgGCGATTCTTCACGGAGAAGACGCGCAAGAAGGCCGTTACTGCCATTGCCCTCAACGGTCGCTACTCGGACCTCTTCGCGGTCGGCTACGGTAGCTACGACTTCTTGAAGCCGTGCAAGGGCACGGTTCACTGCTTCACTCTCAAGAACGCAGTGCCGACGGGCTCTGGCGCCCCCGTTCCGGCGCACCCGGAGTTCTCCTTTCACCTAGACTGCGGTGTGCTCTGTCTCGCTTTCCACCCACGTGAGCACTCGCTGCTTGCCTGCGGCCTCTATGATggcagcgtgtgcgtgttcgaCATGCGGGTGAGCTCCCACGACACGGGGGGTGCGAACCACGGTCGCCCGCTCTACCGCGCCAACGTGCGTACTGGTAAGCACATGGACCCTGTGTGGCAGATCATGTGGATGGAGAGCACACCAGGGCTGTCCTTCTACTCCATAAGCACAGATGGCCGCGTGGCGAACTGGATGCTGAGCAAGAGGGAGCTGACGTCGCGGGACGTGCTGAAGCTTAACACTGGCGTTTGCACCGTGGACCCGGAGCAGATGCTGCTGAATGAGCTCGGCGGCATGTCGTTCGACTACTCACCCGCCCACGACAAGATGGTCGTCGGCACGCAGGAGGGCAACCTGCTCCTGTGCACGGTCAGCCACAATGGCCAGTGCGTCGAGCGCTATGAGGGGCACAGCATGGCGGTCTACACGACGCGCTGGAGCCCATTCCACCCGGACATCTTCCTCACCTGCTCGGCAGACTGGACTGTCAAGCTGTGGATGAAgggctctccctctccgttgGTCGTGTTTGacctcggcgacgccgtcggcgatgTCGCGTGGGCGCCGTACAGCTCCACCGtgttcgccgccgtcaccgcggGTGGCAAAGTGTGCGTATTCGACGTAGCACAGAACAAGACGGAGCCCCTGTGCGCGCAGACAGTCGTGAAGAACGCGAAGCTGACTCACATTGTCTTCAGTGAGGCGGACCCGATACTGTTCGTCGGTGACACTCGCGGCACCGTTCTGACTCTCAAGCTGTCTCCTAACTTGCGTAAGGTGTCGAAACCCGGAAAGGGGGAGCCGACGGATGCGGCGCACATCAAGACGTTGGAGGTAGAGAAGCTGAACCACCTGGTAGAGGTCACCATGAAGGACCGCGCGCTGTTGGGTGTGTAG
- a CDS encoding fumarate hydratase, putative, which translates to MLRRVAPLLAEFNFVPLVSKVSHKETKYRLLTKDYVSVVQPGAGLPEMLRVDPAALTLLSSTAFDDVEHLLRSSHLMCLRKIFDDPEASDNDRFVALQLLKNANISSARLLPGCQDTGTAIIAGYRGDQVFVPGNDEEALSRGVYDIFQKRNFRYSQNVPLSMYDEKNTGTNLPAQIDLYASKGMEYSFMFVAKGGGSANKSFLLQESKSVLNPKSLRKFLKEKLAMFGTSACPPYHVAVVIGGTSAEMTMKVLKYASCHYYDDLITKPDMKTGYTFRDLELEKEVLEICQNIGMGAQFGGKYYAHDVRVIRMPRHGASCPIGIGVSCSADRQALGKINKDGVWLEELEMEPSQYLPDVKEDQLLKTPAVMVNLNRPMPEVLQELSKHPVRTRLSLTGTIIVARDSAHARMREMLEAGKPLPQYMKEHPVYYAGPAKQPDGLPSGSFGPTTAGRMDPFVDLFQSHGGSMVMLAKGNRSKQVTKACHKYGGFYLGSIGGPAAVLAQDAIKKVECLDMKDLGMEAVWKIEVENFPAFIVVDDKGNDFFEQL; encoded by the coding sequence ATGCTCCGCCGCGTTGccccgctgctggcggagtTTAACTTCGTGCCCCTAGTATCGAAGGTGTCGCACAAGGAAACCAAGTACCGTCTCTTGACCAAGGACTATGTCTCTGTGGTGCAGCCCGGCGCTGGGCTGCCGGAGATGCTGCGAGTGGATCCTGCAGCACTTACGCTGCTGTCCTCCACGGCCTTCGATGATGTAGAGCATCTGCTACGCTCTTCGCACCTCATGTGCCTGCGCAAGATCTTCGACGATCCCGAGGCCAGCGACAACGACAGGTTTgtagcgctgcagctgctgaagaaCGCGAACATCTCCTCGGCCCGCTTGCTGCCCGGCTGCCAGGATACCGGCACGGCCATCATCGCGGGCTACCGCGGCGATCAGGTGTTTGTGCCCGGCAACGACGAAGAGGCCCTCAGCCGCGGCGTGTACGACATCTTCCAGAAGCGCAACTTCCGCTACAGCCAGAACGTACCGCTCAGCATGTACGATGAGAAGAACACCGGCACGAACCTGCCAGCGCAGATTGACCTCTACGCCAGCAAGGGGATGGAGTACAGCTTCATGTTCGTCGCGAAgggcggcggctcggcaaACAAGTCCTTCCTGCTGCAGGAGAGCAAGTCCGTGCTCAACCCCAAGTCGCTTCGCAAGTTCCTCAAGGAGAAGCTAGCCATGTTCGGCACCTCGGCCTGCCCGCCGTAccacgtcgccgtcgtcattGGTGGTACGAGCGCTGAGATGACCATGAAGGTGTTGAAGTACGCCTCCTGCCACTACTACGACGACCTGATCACAAAGCCAGATATGAAGACGGGCTACACATTCCGCGACCTTGAGCTAgagaaggaggtgctggagatATGCCAGAACATCGGGATGGGTGCTCAGTTTGGCGGCAAGTACTACGCCCATGACGTGCGCGTGATCCGCATGCCTCGCCACGGGGCCTCCTGTCCCATCGGCATCGGTGTTTCGTGCAGCGCGGATCGCCAGGCGCTTGGCAAGATCAACAAGGATGGCGTGtggctggaggagctggagatgGAGCCGTCCCAGTACCTGCCGGATGTGAAGGAGGATCAACTGCTCAAGACGCCAGCGGTCATGGTGAACCTGAACCGGCCCATGCCAGAGGTTCTTCAGGAGCTCTCCAAGCACCCCGTCAGGACCCGCCTCAGCCTCACGGGCACCATTATCGTGGCGCGCGACAGTGCCCACGCCCGGATGCGCGAGATGCTAGAGGCTGGtaagccgctgccgcagtaCATGAAGGAGCACCCCGTGTACTACGCCGGCCCGGCGAAGCAGCCCGACGGTCTTCCGTCCGGCTCCTTTGGCCCGACGACGGCTGGCCGCATGGACCCGTTTGTCGACCTCTTCCAGTCTCACGGCGGCTCCATGGTGATGCTCGCCAAAGGCAACCGCAGCAAGCAGGTGACGAAAGCGTGCCACAAGTACGGCGGCTTCTACCTGGGCAGCATTGGCGGCCCAGCGGCCGTGCTGGCGCAGGATGCTATCAAGAAGGTGGAGTGCCTTGACATGAAGGACCTTGGCATGGAGGCGGTGTGGAAGATCGAAGTGGAGAACTTCCCGGCCTTCATCGTTGTGGATGACAAGGGCAACGACTTCTTCGAACAGCTCTAG